One genomic segment of Flagellimonas marinaquae includes these proteins:
- a CDS encoding secondary thiamine-phosphate synthase enzyme YjbQ: protein MNFYQKEIQLRSYSRGFHLITDIILDALPELRKINTGFLQVFIKHTSASLTINENADPTVRTDFESHMNMMVPENAPYYVHTYEGPDDMPAHIKASLMGTSVQIPITQGRLNMGIWQGIYLCEHRNQASGRQLVVTAYGQ from the coding sequence ATGAATTTTTATCAGAAAGAAATACAACTACGGTCTTATTCTAGAGGATTCCATTTGATTACGGATATAATTCTTGATGCCTTGCCTGAACTCCGAAAGATAAACACTGGGTTTTTGCAGGTCTTCATCAAGCATACTTCGGCCAGTTTAACGATCAACGAGAATGCGGATCCCACGGTTCGAACAGATTTTGAAAGCCACATGAATATGATGGTACCTGAAAATGCGCCGTATTACGTGCATACTTACGAAGGACCGGACGACATGCCCGCTCACATCAAGGCCTCCCTAATGGGAACTTCGGTACAGATTCCTATAACCCAGGGTAGATTGAACATGGGTATATGGCAAGGTATTTACCTGTGCGAACATCGTAACCAAGCTTCGGGCCGGCAATTGGTGGTTACCGCTTATGGTCAATAA
- the trhA gene encoding PAQR family membrane homeostasis protein TrhA — protein MSSQTNPVVLEEKLNAYSHAFGIVLAVVGGILLFQNEVESNPYMKGSIIAYVLSLILLFSASTTYHAVENPKIKKKLRILDHISIYYLIAGTYTPVCLSVLLPSKGWLLFYLVWAIAIFGTVLKIFFTGRFEAFSLVLYGIMGWLIVIDLPYLLAHMSSKGLIYLALGGAFYTIGIVFYAVKKIPYNHLIWHFFVLGGAVSHFLMIIAIIS, from the coding sequence TTGAGTTCCCAAACCAATCCAGTTGTACTTGAAGAAAAATTAAATGCCTATTCCCATGCTTTCGGTATAGTACTGGCAGTAGTAGGAGGAATACTTCTTTTTCAAAATGAAGTAGAAAGCAATCCTTATATGAAAGGTAGTATAATTGCTTATGTACTTTCTTTAATACTATTGTTTTCCGCTTCTACCACCTATCATGCGGTAGAGAATCCTAAAATAAAGAAGAAGCTCAGGATTCTGGATCACATCAGTATTTATTATTTGATTGCAGGAACATATACTCCAGTATGCCTTTCTGTATTACTGCCATCCAAGGGATGGTTATTGTTTTACTTAGTATGGGCTATAGCCATATTCGGAACAGTTCTTAAAATATTCTTTACTGGCAGGTTTGAAGCGTTTTCTTTAGTCCTTTATGGAATTATGGGGTGGCTTATCGTAATTGATTTACCATATTTATTGGCGCACATGTCCTCAAAAGGATTAATCTACCTTGCCTTAGGGGGAGCATTTTATACCATTGGAATCGTGTTTTATGCCGTAAAAAAAATACCATATAATCATTTAATATGGCATTTTTTTGTTTTGGGTGGGGCTGTAAGTCACTTTTTAATGATTATTGCTATAATCTCATAA
- a CDS encoding Ig-like domain-containing protein produces the protein MKKIISINRFVLIGIALTALLSCSSDSSDTTPEPDTVAPTLDFTISGTSSGSEPIVVSNQMEININAQDANGIAKVEAFIDNEKVGEDTSSPFHIVVDLSGYAAKSLTAKSQNYILRVDATDTFGNKSSSEQMITVINETPLITINIPDAYVNSKLIEFYIFASTMDGELMGVKKVNPNDNNITISTLKDVSENELYMLTFAELTVYGAKFSTIASITQELLPEINLGSYPIFEPYPGINIFQASGFNETSGDKLYVFGNRYVGVLDQNNLDNIRVDRSNCIDCNNPSPDSLYFVKRNFTTDDYKYLTTAWDIDSDDLISYDDFTDKGAVKREIQITNTSGQPNSYFHYKILGYFNEGDFENNFYHHVDTGVGNTITDNKINYYYNEIFEHYAFELSLDGYYTYRTDLPPSTITPLDWTLEYSIQDREISIEKSSVGDILGKIKLGSQTVDEDYIPYSWELIFNSQQINGLKIPELPEEIKSWEFYEAFSTQPLQVDQVEIKKYENITGYDDYIRKVIANNKKAYFISNNIESIFIGSESNYHRAVDDWLID, from the coding sequence ATGAAAAAAATAATAAGTATCAATCGATTTGTTTTAATAGGTATCGCCTTAACTGCCTTGCTTTCTTGCTCCTCAGACTCCAGTGACACCACACCTGAACCCGACACAGTAGCTCCAACACTGGATTTTACCATTTCAGGAACCTCGAGTGGTTCCGAACCCATTGTGGTAAGCAACCAAATGGAAATCAATATTAATGCACAAGATGCGAACGGTATAGCAAAAGTTGAAGCCTTTATCGATAATGAAAAAGTGGGAGAAGATACTTCTTCTCCGTTCCATATAGTGGTTGATCTATCGGGCTATGCTGCTAAATCCTTGACAGCTAAATCTCAAAATTACATATTGCGTGTTGATGCTACGGATACCTTTGGAAACAAGTCTTCCTCAGAGCAAATGATTACCGTTATCAATGAGACCCCATTGATAACTATAAATATTCCTGATGCGTATGTGAACTCAAAACTTATTGAATTTTACATATTTGCCTCCACAATGGATGGCGAATTAATGGGCGTTAAAAAAGTAAATCCGAATGACAATAATATCACTATTAGTACCCTTAAAGATGTATCTGAAAATGAATTATATATGCTGACATTTGCTGAATTGACCGTTTATGGCGCAAAATTCAGTACCATTGCTAGTATAACACAGGAGTTGCTTCCTGAAATAAATCTAGGCAGTTACCCAATATTCGAACCCTATCCAGGTATTAATATTTTTCAGGCATCTGGGTTTAATGAAACTTCTGGTGATAAGCTGTATGTTTTTGGCAATAGATATGTAGGAGTGTTGGACCAGAATAATTTAGACAATATTAGAGTAGATAGGTCTAACTGCATTGATTGTAACAATCCATCTCCTGACTCCTTATATTTTGTGAAGAGAAACTTTACTACAGATGATTACAAATATTTGACAACAGCATGGGATATTGACAGTGATGATTTAATATCATATGATGATTTTACTGATAAAGGCGCTGTAAAAAGGGAAATTCAAATCACCAATACATCAGGTCAACCCAACTCATATTTCCATTATAAAATCCTCGGCTATTTTAATGAAGGTGATTTTGAGAATAATTTTTACCACCATGTAGATACTGGAGTTGGCAATACCATAACTGATAACAAAATAAATTACTACTATAACGAAATCTTTGAGCATTATGCTTTCGAATTATCACTGGATGGTTATTATACATACCGTACCGATTTGCCTCCAAGTACAATAACTCCTTTGGATTGGACATTGGAATATTCAATACAGGATAGAGAGATATCCATTGAAAAAAGCAGCGTCGGTGATATTTTAGGAAAAATAAAGCTTGGGTCTCAAACGGTTGATGAAGATTATATTCCGTACAGTTGGGAACTCATTTTTAATAGTCAGCAGATAAATGGATTAAAAATTCCAGAATTGCCAGAAGAAATCAAATCCTGGGAGTTTTATGAAGCTTTCTCAACTCAACCACTTCAAGTGGATCAAGTGGAAATTAAAAAATATGAGAACATTACTGGATATGATGATTATATCAGAAAAGTAATTGCAAACAATAAAAAGGCTTATTTTATTTCCAATAACATCGAATCCATATTCATTGGTAGTGAAAGTAATTATCACAGAGCTGTTGACGATTGGTTGATTGACTAG
- the rplT gene encoding 50S ribosomal protein L20, producing MPRSVNSVASRARRKKVMKQAKGYFGRRKNVWTVAKNAVEKAMLYAYRDRRNKKRTFRSLWITRINAGARMHGMSYSQFMGKVKANGIELNRKVLADLAMNHPDAFKAIVEKVK from the coding sequence ATGCCAAGATCAGTAAATTCAGTTGCTTCACGAGCTAGAAGAAAAAAAGTGATGAAGCAAGCCAAAGGTTACTTTGGAAGACGTAAAAACGTTTGGACGGTAGCCAAAAATGCGGTAGAAAAAGCAATGCTTTACGCTTACCGTGATAGAAGAAACAAAAAGCGTACTTTCCGTTCGCTATGGATTACCCGTATCAATGCTGGTGCCAGAATGCACGGAATGTCTTACTCTCAATTTATGGGTAAAGTAAAAGCCAATGGAATAGAGCTTAACAGAAAAGTTCTTGCCGATTTGGCCATGAACCACCCAGATGCTTTCAAGGCAATCGTTGAGAAAGTAAAGTAA
- the thrS gene encoding threonine--tRNA ligase: MIKITLPDGAVKEVEKGTSPFSVAQSISEGLARNVISAKFNDTTVETSTPLTTDGALTLYTWKDAEGKKAFWHSTSHVVAQALEELYPGIKLTIGPAIENGFYYDVDFGDHTISEKDFPKIEKKALEIARGKHDYKMRSVSKAEALSYYKEQGNEYKVELIENLEDGSITFCDHSTFTDLCRGGHIPNTGIIKAIKLLSVAGAYWRGDENNTQLTRVYGISFPKQKELTEYLQLLEEAKKRDHRKLGKELELFTFSQKVGQGLPLWLPNGAALRERLEQFLKKAQKKAGYEMVVTPHIGQKELYVTSGHYAKYGEDSFQPIHTPKEDEEFLLKPMNCPHHCEIFNSKPYSYKDLPKRYAEFGTVYRYEQSGELHGLTRVRGFTQDDAHIFCTTEQLNDEFKNVIDLTLYVLNSLGFDDFTAQVSIRDMENPDKYIGNAEDWDRAESAIINAAEEKGLNYIIESGEAAFYGPKLDFMIKDALGRNWQLGTIQVDYNLPKRFDLTYKGSDNELHRPVMIHRAPFGSMERFVALLLEHTGGNFPLWLIPTQAIVLPVSEKHEKYAEKVLNSLENHEIRALIDNRNETVGKKIREAELKKIPFMIIVGEQEEESATISVRRHGGEDLGSLSVNAFSDLVTTEINSTLKSF, from the coding sequence ATGATAAAGATCACATTGCCTGATGGTGCTGTAAAAGAAGTCGAAAAGGGAACTTCTCCCTTTTCTGTCGCCCAAAGTATTAGCGAAGGGCTTGCCCGAAACGTTATTTCTGCAAAGTTCAATGATACAACGGTCGAGACTTCCACCCCATTGACCACAGACGGCGCATTGACTCTTTACACTTGGAAAGATGCTGAGGGCAAAAAAGCATTTTGGCACTCTACATCCCACGTAGTCGCCCAAGCTTTGGAAGAGCTTTATCCTGGAATTAAGCTAACCATTGGTCCGGCCATTGAAAACGGATTTTATTATGATGTGGATTTTGGCGATCATACCATTTCCGAAAAAGATTTTCCGAAGATAGAGAAGAAAGCTTTGGAAATAGCTCGAGGCAAGCACGACTATAAAATGAGAAGCGTATCCAAAGCAGAGGCTCTTTCTTATTATAAAGAACAAGGGAACGAGTATAAGGTTGAGCTCATTGAAAACCTTGAAGATGGTTCCATAACATTTTGCGACCATAGCACATTTACCGACCTGTGTCGAGGAGGGCATATTCCGAACACAGGCATTATAAAAGCAATTAAGCTTTTGAGCGTTGCCGGTGCTTATTGGCGCGGCGATGAAAACAATACACAGTTAACCCGCGTTTACGGTATTTCTTTTCCAAAACAGAAAGAATTAACGGAATATCTTCAGCTCTTGGAAGAGGCCAAAAAAAGGGACCACAGAAAATTAGGGAAAGAACTTGAGCTTTTCACATTTTCACAAAAGGTTGGCCAAGGCCTCCCTTTATGGTTGCCCAATGGAGCAGCATTACGTGAACGCTTGGAACAATTCCTTAAAAAAGCACAGAAGAAAGCCGGTTATGAAATGGTGGTGACCCCACATATTGGCCAAAAGGAACTTTATGTTACATCCGGTCACTATGCCAAATACGGTGAAGATAGCTTTCAACCCATACATACACCAAAAGAGGACGAAGAGTTTTTGTTAAAACCCATGAACTGCCCTCATCATTGCGAGATTTTCAACAGCAAACCATACAGTTACAAGGATTTGCCAAAACGCTATGCGGAGTTTGGCACTGTATATAGGTACGAACAGAGTGGTGAACTGCACGGCCTTACCAGGGTAAGGGGTTTTACTCAAGACGATGCGCACATATTTTGCACCACCGAGCAATTGAACGACGAGTTCAAAAATGTTATCGATCTTACCTTATATGTACTCAACTCATTGGGTTTTGACGATTTTACGGCCCAAGTATCCATAAGGGATATGGAAAATCCCGACAAATATATTGGTAATGCCGAAGATTGGGACAGAGCAGAGAGCGCAATTATCAACGCTGCCGAAGAGAAAGGTCTAAACTACATAATCGAAAGTGGTGAAGCTGCGTTTTATGGTCCAAAACTGGATTTTATGATAAAAGATGCCCTAGGCAGAAACTGGCAATTGGGCACCATTCAGGTTGACTATAATTTACCGAAGCGATTTGACCTGACTTACAAAGGCAGTGATAATGAACTGCACAGACCGGTAATGATCCACCGTGCGCCCTTTGGCAGTATGGAACGATTTGTTGCCCTATTGCTGGAGCATACCGGAGGAAACTTCCCGCTTTGGTTGATTCCGACACAGGCTATTGTACTGCCCGTCAGCGAGAAACACGAAAAATATGCGGAAAAAGTTTTGAATTCGTTAGAAAATCACGAAATTCGCGCGCTCATTGATAATAGGAACGAGACGGTAGGGAAAAAAATCCGTGAAGCAGAACTCAAAAAAATTCCATTCATGATCATTGTAGGTGAACAGGAAGAAGAGTCTGCTACCATTTCTGTTAGGCGTCATGGCGGCGAAGATTTAGGAAGTCTGAGCGTTAATGCTTTTTCAGACTTGGTAACTACTGAAATAAATAGTACCTTAAAGTCGTTCTAA
- the infC gene encoding translation initiation factor IF-3, protein MRRRFRPQPRRENKNPHNINEKIKAREVRLVGDNVEMGVYPISKAREIATEQELDLVEISPNAEPPVCKVMDYKKFLYEQKKRDKAMKAKASKVVVKEIRFGPQTDDHDYDFKKRHAEKFLKDGAKLKAYVFFKGRSIVYKDQGEILLLRLAQELEDLGKVEQMPKLEGKRMTMFIAPKTSKK, encoded by the coding sequence ATTAGAAGAAGATTTAGACCCCAACCCAGGAGGGAAAACAAAAACCCTCACAACATCAATGAAAAAATAAAAGCCCGGGAAGTACGTCTTGTCGGCGATAATGTTGAAATGGGTGTTTACCCCATATCAAAAGCTAGGGAAATAGCAACCGAACAGGAATTGGACCTGGTAGAAATTTCACCAAATGCCGAACCCCCTGTTTGTAAGGTAATGGACTATAAAAAGTTCCTTTACGAGCAAAAGAAACGTGACAAAGCCATGAAGGCCAAAGCGAGTAAAGTGGTCGTAAAGGAAATTAGATTTGGCCCACAGACGGATGATCATGATTACGATTTCAAGAAAAGACACGCAGAGAAATTCTTGAAAGACGGAGCCAAGTTAAAAGCCTATGTATTCTTTAAAGGACGTTCCATCGTTTATAAAGATCAAGGCGAAATATTACTTCTAAGGTTGGCACAGGAATTGGAAGACCTAGGTAAGGTTGAGCAAATGCCAAAATTGGAAGGTAAGCGAATGACCATGTTCATCGCACCCAAAACAAGTAAAAAATAA
- the rpmI gene encoding 50S ribosomal protein L35, with product MPKMKTKSSAKKRFKLTGSGKIKRKHAFKSHILTKKSKKRKLKLTHSTLVHKADEDNIKEQLRLK from the coding sequence ATGCCTAAGATGAAAACAAAATCCAGTGCCAAAAAGCGTTTTAAGCTTACCGGTTCTGGTAAAATCAAAAGAAAGCACGCTTTTAAGAGTCACATTTTGACCAAAAAATCTAAAAAGCGAAAGCTGAAGTTGACCCATTCCACTTTGGTTCACAAAGCGGATGAGGACAACATCAAAGAACAGTTACGTTTAAAATAA